In a genomic window of Chryseobacterium sp. G0162:
- a CDS encoding dihydrolipoamide acetyltransferase family protein, which yields MAEYKLLLPSMGEGVMEATIITWLFNEGDNVKEDDSVVEIATDKVDSDVPTPVSGKIVKILKQKDEVAKVGEAIAILEIEGDGSASEEVTTETPAATPDTETLQTIEQPLQTTAASNVEFSGDLYLSPLVKSIAQQENISETELKSIKGSGLEGRITKEDILAYVANKGSQPAQQAAPVQTATAPKPAVSAPAATITAAAGDEIIPMDRMRKIIAENMVKAKQIAPHVTSFIETDVTNVVKWRNKNKAIFEKREGEKLTFMPIFVKAVVKAIQDFPMINVSVSGENIIKKKNINIGMATALPDGNLIVPVIKNADQLSLSGLAKAINDLAYRARNKKLRPEDTQGATYTISNVGSFGNLMGTPIIPQPQVAILAIGAIVKKPAVLETADGDVIAIRNLMFMSHSYDHRVVDGSLGGMMLKHVHDYLENWDLNTEI from the coding sequence ATGGCAGAATACAAATTATTGCTTCCTTCCATGGGAGAAGGGGTTATGGAAGCGACAATTATCACTTGGTTATTCAATGAAGGTGATAACGTAAAAGAGGATGACTCTGTAGTAGAAATTGCAACAGATAAAGTAGATTCAGACGTTCCGACACCAGTTTCGGGGAAAATCGTAAAAATTTTAAAGCAAAAAGATGAAGTTGCAAAAGTAGGTGAGGCCATTGCTATTTTAGAAATTGAAGGAGATGGTTCTGCTTCTGAGGAAGTAACCACTGAAACACCGGCAGCTACTCCGGATACTGAAACATTACAAACCATTGAGCAGCCTTTACAAACAACAGCTGCATCCAATGTAGAATTCTCAGGAGATCTTTATTTATCTCCACTTGTAAAATCAATTGCACAACAGGAAAATATTTCTGAAACTGAACTGAAATCTATCAAGGGAAGCGGTTTAGAAGGAAGAATTACCAAGGAAGATATATTAGCATATGTTGCTAACAAAGGAAGCCAACCTGCTCAACAGGCTGCTCCTGTACAGACAGCAACGGCTCCAAAACCAGCAGTTTCTGCACCCGCAGCAACAATTACTGCCGCTGCAGGTGATGAGATCATTCCTATGGACAGAATGAGAAAGATCATCGCTGAAAACATGGTGAAAGCAAAACAAATTGCTCCACACGTGACTTCTTTCATTGAAACAGACGTTACCAACGTTGTAAAATGGAGAAACAAAAACAAAGCGATCTTCGAAAAGCGTGAAGGTGAAAAACTAACATTCATGCCTATTTTCGTAAAAGCTGTAGTAAAAGCAATTCAGGATTTCCCAATGATTAATGTTTCTGTAAGTGGTGAGAATATCATCAAAAAGAAAAATATCAACATCGGTATGGCAACCGCTCTACCAGACGGAAACCTTATTGTTCCTGTAATCAAAAATGCAGATCAGTTATCACTTTCAGGTCTTGCTAAAGCGATCAATGACTTAGCTTACAGAGCAAGAAACAAGAAATTAAGACCGGAAGATACTCAAGGGGCTACCTATACAATCTCTAATGTAGGAAGCTTCGGTAACCTTATGGGAACACCAATCATCCCTCAGCCTCAGGTAGCTATTTTAGCGATTGGAGCTATCGTGAAAAAACCTGCAGTTCTTGAAACAGCTGACGGTGATGTAATTGCGATCAGAAACTTAATGTTCATGTCTCACTCTTATGACCACAGAGTGGTAGACGGATCTTTAGGAGGAATGATGCTGAAACATGTTCACGACTACCTTGAAAACTGGGATCTGAACACAGAAATATAA
- a CDS encoding S-adenosyl-l-methionine hydroxide adenosyltransferase family protein — translation MSIITLTSDFGNLDYRVAAVKGKILSLNPEVNIIDITHDIQAFNLIQTSYIVRNAYKYFPKGSIHILCVDSFYHKSRRNILYKADGSYFLAADNGLLSLIFFDIKPEAIYEITLNNRFDDIINFTSTDIFVPAAVHLANGGLPEVIGRKIDSVKQLMFPRAVYNESEGMIIGEVTYIDNFGNIISNINQDFFENISKGYNGFTIKFRNLSLSRIFSSHTEVVSDWERETEFHGQSAAIFNDSQLLELTIYKGSKKNGAKSLFGLNVGENIYIEFM, via the coding sequence ATGTCAATTATTACCCTTACTTCGGATTTCGGAAATTTAGATTACAGAGTTGCCGCTGTGAAAGGCAAAATTCTGTCTCTAAATCCTGAGGTTAATATTATTGATATAACCCACGACATCCAGGCATTCAATCTCATACAAACGTCTTATATTGTAAGAAATGCTTATAAATATTTTCCCAAAGGAAGTATTCATATCCTTTGTGTAGACAGTTTTTACCATAAATCAAGAAGAAATATCCTTTATAAAGCTGATGGTTCTTACTTTCTGGCTGCAGACAACGGCCTTTTAAGTCTTATCTTCTTTGATATTAAACCGGAAGCCATCTATGAAATCACACTGAATAACCGTTTTGATGATATTATTAATTTCACCTCTACGGATATTTTTGTTCCGGCAGCCGTACATCTTGCCAATGGTGGTCTTCCTGAAGTAATTGGAAGAAAAATAGATTCCGTAAAGCAACTGATGTTCCCAAGGGCTGTTTATAATGAATCTGAAGGAATGATTATTGGTGAAGTTACCTATATTGACAATTTCGGAAATATAATCTCAAATATCAATCAAGATTTCTTTGAAAATATCAGCAAAGGGTACAATGGTTTTACTATAAAATTCAGAAACCTAAGCCTTTCAAGGATCTTTTCCAGCCACACAGAAGTAGTTTCAGACTGGGAAAGGGAGACTGAATTTCATGGGCAGTCTGCTGCAATCTTCAATGACAGTCAGTTATTGGAGCTTACGATCTATAAAGGAAGTAAGAAAAACGGTGCTAAAAGCCTGTTTGGGTTGAATGTAGGTGAAAATATCTACATTGAGTTCATGTAA
- a CDS encoding PhoH family protein, protein MFELTYDLEDIDAKIFYGVNNQYFNLIKSSFPTIKITGRDHYIFAMGNQEALDILKQKLDDIVKFISKNNSIGLKDVENILNIKDENEKQLVFDQDIIVKGVNGKVIKAKTTNLKKLVKETEKKDMVFAIGPAGTGKTYTSVALAARALRDKEVKRIILTRPAVEAGESLGFLPGDLKEKLDPYLQPLYDALRDMIPHEKLEGFMEKKVIEVAPLAFMRGRTLDDAFVILDEAQNTTHAQMKMFLTRMGMNAKFIITGDPSQIDLPKNQQSGLKEAMRILNGVKEIGFVHLTEEDVVRHPVVRKIILAYNDEDKRLRND, encoded by the coding sequence ATGTTTGAATTGACATATGATTTGGAAGATATCGATGCGAAAATCTTCTATGGAGTTAATAACCAATATTTCAACTTAATAAAATCAAGCTTTCCGACGATTAAGATTACTGGAAGAGACCATTATATTTTTGCGATGGGAAATCAGGAAGCTTTAGATATACTGAAGCAAAAACTGGATGATATTGTAAAATTTATCTCGAAAAACAACTCAATAGGGCTGAAAGACGTTGAAAATATCCTAAATATTAAAGACGAAAATGAAAAACAATTAGTCTTTGACCAGGATATCATCGTAAAAGGTGTCAACGGAAAAGTAATCAAAGCAAAGACGACCAATCTAAAAAAACTGGTAAAAGAAACAGAGAAAAAAGATATGGTTTTTGCGATTGGACCTGCGGGAACCGGAAAAACATATACCAGTGTAGCCTTAGCAGCAAGAGCTCTAAGAGATAAGGAAGTTAAGAGAATTATCCTGACAAGACCCGCTGTAGAAGCAGGGGAGAGTCTTGGGTTTTTACCGGGAGATCTTAAAGAAAAGCTGGATCCGTATTTACAACCTTTATACGATGCGCTTCGCGATATGATTCCGCATGAAAAACTGGAAGGTTTTATGGAAAAGAAAGTAATTGAGGTAGCTCCACTAGCTTTCATGAGAGGACGTACCCTTGATGATGCCTTTGTAATTCTTGATGAAGCTCAGAATACAACGCATGCCCAGATGAAAATGTTTCTGACAAGGATGGGGATGAACGCAAAGTTTATCATTACAGGGGATCCAAGCCAGATCGACCTTCCGAAGAACCAGCAGTCCGGGTTGAAAGAAGCCATGAGGATTTTGAATGGAGTGAAAGAGATTGGTTTTGTACATCTTACAGAAGAAGATGTGGTAAGACATCCTGTCGTAAGAAAGATTATTCTGGCTTATAATGATGAAGATAAAAGACTGAGAAATGATTAA
- a CDS encoding porin family protein, whose product MKKLLLIAAVAVLGINASAQSLKFGPKAGYSYSTLKYKADGHSETSDPVHTFYVGGIVEYKFNDNFGIQGELLYSPLGGKVKVAEADPDDPATFFNFKSKQTLHTLLIPVSAKYFITEGLSVSAGASFGVILSAKAKYTADFGISVPGFEFNADREEDIKDQTSTLNIAPFVGAEYALENGLFFDARYNLGVSNLAKHPEGGEKATNSFIQVGVGFKFGGN is encoded by the coding sequence ATGAAAAAACTTTTACTTATTGCAGCGGTAGCTGTATTGGGAATTAACGCAAGCGCACAGTCTTTAAAATTCGGTCCTAAAGCAGGGTATTCATACTCTACATTAAAGTACAAAGCGGATGGGCATTCTGAAACTTCAGATCCTGTACATACATTTTATGTAGGTGGAATTGTTGAGTATAAATTCAATGACAACTTTGGAATTCAGGGAGAACTTTTATATTCTCCACTAGGAGGTAAAGTAAAGGTAGCTGAGGCTGATCCAGACGATCCAGCTACATTTTTTAACTTTAAATCAAAGCAGACGTTACATACTTTATTGATTCCTGTATCTGCGAAATATTTTATTACTGAAGGATTATCTGTTTCTGCTGGAGCAAGTTTCGGAGTGATTCTTTCTGCCAAAGCAAAATATACAGCTGATTTTGGAATAAGTGTTCCAGGATTTGAATTTAATGCAGATAGAGAAGAGGATATTAAAGACCAGACAAGTACTTTAAATATCGCTCCATTTGTAGGTGCTGAGTATGCTTTGGAAAATGGTTTATTCTTTGATGCAAGATATAACCTTGGAGTTTCTAACTTGGCTAAACACCCTGAAGGTGGTGAAAAAGCAACGAACAGCTTTATTCAGGTTGGTGTTGGTTTCAAATTCGGAGGAAACTAA
- a CDS encoding outer membrane beta-barrel protein has product MKKVLLAGAVALFGLSNAQIAKGTTYLSGQVSYSQTEDNNDNSKVESIKVLPTVGYFVNTNLAVGLGLGYKNGKNTETTTSPSGATVTEIERSKPAFVVAPFVRKYWTLADKLYIFGQLEVPMEFGQNKVEGTATTTTGGTTTVTSASTKNNYTSIGVNVKPGLDYFLNKNWTIEATIGEFGYNTSKENVDGAKRVNDYNFGLNLKAVTFGVKYVFAK; this is encoded by the coding sequence ATGAAAAAAGTATTATTAGCGGGTGCTGTTGCACTTTTTGGTTTATCAAATGCTCAGATTGCTAAAGGAACTACATATTTATCAGGACAAGTTAGCTATTCTCAAACTGAAGATAACAACGATAACAGTAAAGTAGAAAGTATTAAAGTTCTTCCAACTGTAGGTTATTTCGTAAACACTAACTTAGCAGTAGGTTTAGGTTTAGGATACAAAAACGGTAAAAATACAGAAACTACTACTAGCCCAAGTGGAGCAACTGTAACTGAAATTGAAAGATCTAAGCCAGCATTTGTTGTAGCTCCTTTCGTAAGAAAGTACTGGACTTTAGCTGATAAATTATACATCTTCGGTCAATTAGAGGTTCCTATGGAATTTGGTCAAAATAAAGTAGAAGGTACTGCTACAACTACAACAGGAGGGACTACAACTGTTACTTCTGCTTCTACTAAAAATAACTACACTTCAATCGGTGTTAACGTTAAGCCAGGTTTAGATTACTTCTTAAACAAAAACTGGACTATTGAAGCTACTATCGGTGAATTTGGATACAACACTTCAAAAGAAAATGTTGACGGAGCTAAGAGAGTTAACGATTATAACTTCGGTTTAAACTTAAAAGCTGTAACTTTCGGAGTTAAGTATGTATTTGCAAAATAA
- a CDS encoding porin family protein: MKKILLASAIALFAGLHAQTKFGVKAGYALSTLNSNDDNFEIEGIKASMESKSGFYVGGLVEHKFNNKFALQGEVEYANLGGKAVVKAYGVTVTEKLNFNRIVIPVSARYYATPELGLYAGPYVSFRTNTKVKMEVSGAPSNQAALNEGEKYLEKTFDDGLKSTEFGLFLGADYTLYKGLFVDARYSFGLTNMIKNPVDGEKLKMNFFQLGVGYKFK; the protein is encoded by the coding sequence ATGAAAAAAATCTTATTAGCATCTGCAATTGCTTTATTTGCAGGGCTTCATGCACAAACAAAATTTGGAGTAAAAGCAGGTTATGCTTTATCAACTTTGAATTCCAATGATGATAATTTTGAAATTGAAGGAATCAAAGCGAGTATGGAGTCAAAATCCGGCTTCTATGTGGGAGGATTGGTAGAACATAAATTCAATAATAAGTTTGCATTACAGGGAGAAGTTGAATATGCAAATCTGGGAGGTAAAGCAGTGGTTAAAGCGTATGGTGTTACGGTAACGGAAAAGCTTAACTTTAACAGAATTGTAATTCCTGTGTCCGCAAGATATTATGCTACGCCGGAACTAGGGCTTTATGCGGGGCCATATGTGAGCTTCAGAACCAATACAAAAGTTAAAATGGAGGTTAGTGGAGCACCTTCTAATCAGGCTGCTTTAAATGAAGGAGAGAAATATCTTGAAAAAACCTTTGATGACGGCCTTAAGTCTACAGAGTTTGGTTTATTCTTAGGAGCAGATTATACCCTTTATAAAGGGTTGTTTGTAGATGCCCGTTATAGTTTTGGTCTGACTAATATGATCAAGAATCCTGTAGATGGTGAAAAACTAAAAATGAACTTTTTCCAACTTGGAGTAGGTTATAAATTTAAATAA
- a CDS encoding OmpW family outer membrane protein: protein MKKLLLAGAVALFGLSNAQMTKGDWVISGNTGMGFNNTTTTVKVGGKSTDGPKVNTFSITPSVGYFVIDKLAVGIDLGYVNTTTKYQGLKSVNSTFSVMPTATYYFTNSTKFVPFLGAGIGYASNKTKYSFYKDINNEGLDPLLMRDTEVTTDGLAWKVKGGVTYMATSSLGVNLGISYDQFSNKETIMNTDVKTNIKTFGVNVGFSYFIKGKAQKSDK from the coding sequence ATGAAAAAACTATTATTAGCAGGTGCAGTAGCACTTTTCGGGCTTTCTAATGCCCAAATGACTAAAGGGGACTGGGTAATCAGTGGAAACACAGGAATGGGTTTTAATAACACTACAACTACAGTAAAAGTAGGAGGGAAGTCTACTGACGGTCCAAAAGTAAATACATTTTCAATTACGCCTTCCGTAGGATATTTCGTTATAGATAAATTAGCAGTTGGTATCGACTTAGGATATGTAAACACTACGACTAAATACCAAGGCCTTAAATCTGTAAATTCTACGTTTTCTGTAATGCCTACAGCTACTTATTATTTTACTAATTCCACTAAGTTTGTACCATTCTTAGGAGCAGGGATTGGATATGCGTCCAATAAAACAAAGTATTCTTTTTATAAAGACATCAATAATGAAGGGCTTGATCCTTTATTAATGCGAGATACAGAGGTTACTACAGATGGTTTGGCATGGAAAGTAAAAGGAGGGGTAACTTATATGGCTACTTCGTCTTTAGGAGTCAATTTAGGTATTTCTTATGACCAGTTTTCCAATAAGGAAACTATTATGAATACCGATGTTAAAACGAATATTAAAACTTTCGGGGTTAACGTTGGTTTCTCTTATTTTATCAAAGGGAAAGCTCAGAAGTCTGATAAATAA
- the ffh gene encoding signal recognition particle protein — MFNSLQDKLDKALHNISGRGKITEINVAETVKEIRRALVDADVNYKVAKDLTKRVQDKALGENVLTSLTPGQLMTKIVHDELVDLMGGSQEGINLSGKPSVILIAGLQGSGKTTFSGKLANYLQTKRNKKPLLVACDVYRPAAIDQLKVLGGQINVPVYTEEGATNPSTIAENAINFAKANNHDVVIVDTAGRLAIDEQMMNEIKSVHYFIKPQETLFVVDSMTGQDAVNTAKAFNDALNFDGVVLTKLDGDTRGGAALTIRSVVEKPIKFISTGEKMEALDLFYPERMADRILGMGDVVSLVERAQEQFDEEEAKKLHKKIAKNEFGFDDFLKQINQIKKMGNMKDLMGMIPGVGKAIKDVEISDDAFKHIEAIIYSMTPEERRKPSIINTQRKNRIARGAGRKIEDVNQLMKQFDQMGKMMKMMQGPQGKQMMQMMSKMPNMPGMGGMFGK; from the coding sequence ATGTTTAATAGTTTACAGGATAAATTAGACAAGGCATTACATAATATTTCCGGACGTGGAAAAATTACCGAAATCAATGTAGCGGAAACCGTAAAGGAAATCCGTAGAGCATTGGTAGATGCCGACGTTAACTATAAAGTTGCAAAGGATCTTACTAAAAGAGTTCAGGATAAAGCTTTAGGCGAAAATGTTCTTACCTCCCTTACTCCAGGGCAGTTGATGACAAAAATCGTTCATGACGAGCTTGTGGATTTGATGGGAGGTTCTCAGGAAGGAATTAATCTTTCAGGAAAACCATCTGTAATCCTTATTGCAGGTCTTCAGGGTTCTGGTAAGACTACTTTCTCCGGAAAACTTGCTAATTATTTACAAACAAAAAGAAATAAAAAGCCTCTTTTGGTAGCATGTGACGTTTACCGTCCTGCTGCAATTGACCAGCTGAAAGTATTAGGAGGACAGATTAATGTTCCTGTTTATACTGAAGAAGGAGCTACCAACCCTTCTACTATTGCTGAAAACGCAATCAACTTTGCAAAGGCTAACAATCACGATGTAGTGATCGTAGATACCGCAGGTCGTTTAGCAATTGATGAGCAGATGATGAACGAGATCAAGTCTGTACATTACTTCATCAAGCCACAGGAAACCCTTTTCGTAGTGGATTCCATGACAGGTCAGGATGCCGTAAATACTGCAAAAGCATTCAACGATGCGTTGAACTTTGACGGAGTTGTTCTAACCAAATTAGATGGTGATACAAGAGGGGGAGCTGCATTAACGATCCGTTCTGTGGTTGAAAAACCTATCAAGTTCATTTCTACAGGAGAGAAAATGGAAGCCCTTGATCTTTTCTACCCGGAAAGGATGGCAGACAGAATCCTGGGAATGGGAGACGTTGTTTCCTTAGTAGAAAGAGCTCAGGAACAGTTTGATGAAGAAGAAGCTAAAAAGCTTCACAAAAAAATCGCTAAAAATGAGTTTGGTTTTGATGATTTCTTAAAGCAGATCAACCAGATCAAGAAGATGGGGAATATGAAAGACCTTATGGGAATGATTCCTGGGGTTGGAAAGGCTATCAAGGATGTAGAGATCAGTGATGATGCATTTAAGCACATTGAAGCGATCATCTACTCTATGACCCCGGAAGAAAGAAGAAAACCTTCTATCATCAATACTCAGAGAAAAAACAGAATTGCAAGAGGTGCAGGAAGAAAAATTGAGGATGTAAACCAACTGATGAAACAGTTCGATCAGATGGGTAAAATGATGAAGATGATGCAGGGACCTCAAGGAAAACAGATGATGCAGATGATGAGCAAAATGCCAAACATGCCTGGAATGGGTGGAATGTTTGGAAAATAA
- the atpB gene encoding F0F1 ATP synthase subunit A translates to MNRKISSLFFAFLFVFISSLAAAQHESEGEVSAEKVENKEVKDGFNATTMIMEHIGDSNEWHLWTTKDESGEEHHVSIPLPVIIKDNEGWHTFLSSSIAHGHEHDGYTLEHGQVVSTKGVEKATLFSIISGKQKSNEVFFDLSVTKNAASMFLSVIFMAVVFIGMARNYKKSQLPKGIGKLMEPVIVFIRDEVAIPNIGSVKYKRYMPYLLTAFFFIWINNLFGLIPFFPFGANLTGNIAITAVLAIITLLITLFSANKDYWKHIFMPPVPILLYPIMVPIEIIGIFTKPFALMMRLFANVTAGHIMILAIVSLIFIFKTPLLGFASVPLALFVSVLELLVAALQAYIFTVLSALFIGIAVAEHEHEHGHEEHAH, encoded by the coding sequence ATGAACAGAAAAATTTCTTCATTATTTTTCGCATTTTTATTTGTGTTTATAAGCAGTTTAGCTGCAGCTCAACACGAATCAGAAGGAGAAGTATCAGCGGAAAAAGTAGAGAACAAAGAAGTGAAAGACGGCTTCAATGCGACCACTATGATCATGGAGCACATTGGTGATTCTAATGAATGGCATTTATGGACTACAAAAGATGAAAGTGGTGAAGAACATCACGTTTCTATCCCTTTGCCTGTTATTATTAAAGATAATGAAGGATGGCATACTTTTCTTTCTAGCAGTATTGCTCACGGACACGAACATGATGGGTATACTTTAGAGCACGGACAGGTAGTTTCTACTAAAGGAGTTGAAAAAGCTACATTATTTTCAATCATTAGTGGAAAGCAAAAATCAAACGAAGTGTTTTTTGATCTTTCAGTAACAAAAAACGCAGCTTCAATGTTCTTGTCAGTAATTTTTATGGCAGTAGTGTTCATAGGAATGGCAAGAAACTATAAAAAATCACAACTTCCAAAAGGTATTGGAAAATTAATGGAGCCGGTGATTGTATTTATCAGAGACGAGGTGGCTATTCCAAATATCGGGTCTGTTAAATATAAAAGATACATGCCTTATTTATTAACTGCATTTTTCTTTATCTGGATTAACAACCTATTTGGATTGATTCCTTTCTTTCCTTTCGGGGCAAACCTTACAGGTAACATTGCAATCACAGCGGTATTAGCTATTATTACATTGTTAATTACATTATTCAGTGCGAATAAAGATTACTGGAAACACATCTTTATGCCGCCAGTTCCAATCTTATTGTATCCAATTATGGTTCCAATCGAGATTATCGGAATCTTCACAAAGCCTTTCGCTTTAATGATGCGACTTTTCGCTAACGTTACAGCGGGACACATTATGATCTTGGCGATCGTTTCATTGATCTTCATTTTCAAAACTCCATTATTAGGATTTGCATCTGTACCATTAGCATTATTTGTTTCAGTATTGGAATTACTGGTAGCAGCATTGCAAGCATACATCTTCACTGTATTATCCGCATTATTTATCGGAATCGCAGTTGCAGAGCACGAACATGAGCACGGTCACGAAGAGCACGCTCACTAA
- a CDS encoding ATP synthase F0 subunit C: MDLSTGAGLIYVGIGLAVLGVGLGIGKIGGHAMDAIARQPEQAGKIQGAMLIAAGLIEGAGLIAIIFGAFIK, encoded by the coding sequence ATGGATTTATCAACAGGAGCAGGATTAATTTACGTAGGTATCGGTTTAGCAGTACTAGGTGTAGGTCTAGGTATCGGTAAAATCGGTGGTCACGCAATGGACGCTATCGCTAGACAACCAGAACAAGCTGGTAAGATTCAAGGAGCAATGCTTATTGCTGCTGGTCTTATTGAAGGTGCTGGTCTTATCGCGATCATCTTTGGTGCTTTCATCAAGTAA
- a CDS encoding F0F1 ATP synthase subunit B, whose amino-acid sequence MGIIEPGIGLLFWMTLTFVILLFLLAKFAWKPIVNAVNERETSIIDALNQAKLAKKEMEDLKADNERIIREAKIERDAILKEAREIKDRIVGEAKDVAKAEGDKLIEAAKQTINAEKNAAMADIKTQIGALSVNIAESILKQKLDNTEAQNELVQNYINKSNLN is encoded by the coding sequence ATGGGAATTATTGAACCTGGAATTGGACTTTTGTTTTGGATGACGCTTACTTTTGTTATCCTATTATTTCTTCTAGCTAAATTCGCTTGGAAACCAATTGTAAATGCTGTTAATGAAAGAGAAACTTCTATCATTGATGCATTAAACCAAGCTAAATTGGCTAAAAAAGAGATGGAAGATCTTAAAGCTGACAACGAAAGAATTATTCGTGAAGCTAAAATCGAAAGAGACGCTATCCTTAAAGAAGCTAGAGAAATTAAAGACAGAATCGTAGGTGAAGCTAAAGATGTAGCTAAAGCTGAAGGAGATAAACTTATCGAAGCTGCTAAGCAAACAATCAACGCTGAGAAAAATGCTGCAATGGCAGACATCAAAACTCAAATCGGTGCTTTATCTGTAAACATTGCAGAGTCTATCTTGAAACAAAAGTTAGATAACACTGAAGCTCAAAACGAATTAGTTCAAAATTATATCAACAAATCTAACCTTAACTAA
- the atpH gene encoding ATP synthase F1 subunit delta has product MLTSKVAKRYAQGLLDFTNESGQTAAVFSEMKDVVKIMIESKDLNKFFLTPYIDAKKKIEVANEIFKGLSASSQNLIRLVIKHGRENQLKNIAQEFINKVEDINGVQRVTLTTATQLSKENIDQILRSTNLVNANSNFDLKVNINQDILGGYILRVGDQQVDASVKTKLNQVKKDFQLN; this is encoded by the coding sequence ATGCTTACATCTAAAGTAGCGAAAAGATACGCACAGGGTTTACTTGATTTCACGAATGAATCAGGTCAGACAGCTGCCGTATTTTCTGAAATGAAAGATGTAGTGAAGATCATGATTGAATCTAAAGATTTGAACAAATTCTTCCTTACACCTTACATTGATGCAAAAAAGAAAATAGAGGTAGCAAACGAAATTTTCAAAGGTTTATCAGCATCTTCCCAGAATTTGATCAGATTGGTTATTAAGCACGGACGTGAGAACCAATTAAAGAATATCGCTCAGGAATTCATCAACAAAGTTGAAGATATCAACGGAGTGCAGAGAGTAACGCTTACCACAGCAACTCAGCTTTCTAAAGAGAATATTGATCAGATTCTAAGATCCACCAACTTGGTAAATGCTAATTCAAACTTCGATTTGAAAGTAAATATCAACCAGGATATTTTAGGTGGATACATCCTAAGAGTAGGAGACCAGCAGGTAGACGCGTCTGTGAAGACCAAATTGAACCAAGTTAAAAAAGATTTCCAATTAAATTAA